The Phycodurus eques isolate BA_2022a chromosome 8, UOR_Pequ_1.1, whole genome shotgun sequence nucleotide sequence TCACAACATGTAAAAAAGCAGAAGGAATGTGAATGGAAACATCAGCGTCTCCCCCCTTTCGTGCATTTGGTCCAGTTAGGCTGCTTGACTGAATGGGCGTCCAACGGGACCCAACAGGGCCAGGGAGGCTGCTATGGCACGACCAACGACTTCAGTCAGCAACAAAAAGGCAGCCAACTGAAAAGACTCCAACATACTTTGAGCAAACACaagcacacccacacacagtcCGGAGGCTGACAGCAGCCGGGATAAAAAACAAATGGTTGGCACCAAAGACGGACCGTACTCCGCCTGCTAACCGCTAAGGCTTTTCTTTTGAATTCCAATTGGTGATTTATGcctgattttgggcaagaggcagggtacaccctggaggGGTggacagccaatcacatggcacatactGTAGACTACAAACTAACTATTCACGCTCAAATTCACATACAATTTCGTCATCAATGAAccgaacacatttgttgttttgaacGTGGGAGTGAACTGGAGGCACACGGAGagcatgtaaactccacacaggaaggcaggagtcgagatttgaaccccaaacctcacaAGCAGAGCTGCTAACAGCTATTCCACCGCGCAACCTTTGTCCATATACTCTtcctaaataaaaattattctaaaaaaaacgtTGCCACTCTCTCTCCTCCGTATCAGCTACAATTGCTTTTTGTAATTGGCTTGTTAAAGTGAGTACCGAGCAATAGAGTCACCACTTACATACAATATGAACTGTGTGCTCTCCAGCTCCACAACAGTCAgaggtatttttctttttaatatgctGAAAAGCAAACAAGGTGTTGgtacagttgtgcaaatgcACCTTTcaattttggcaataaagatgGACTATTGGCGCATGGGAATATAAGGGAACTATTTGAAACTCAATACTAAATCAGTGCAACTTAAGCCAGCATGTAGCGGAGATATGCAGCAGGGATATGCAGCAATCTGTGACCATTacataattcaaaataaaattacagtatCAAAAGATGGAAACGACATGTATGGGAAGAACATGCCCTCTTTGGTTCTCTTCAGAACGACGGACATATTTCACAAAGAGATGCCTTCAGGAGGAATTtgctttcattaaaaacaaatgaaatactTGCAGGCACCAACTGGATGTGTTGATAATGAATGAAATTAGATTCGCATGACACAGGCAGAGAGTCCAATAAAACCCCTGAGTGGGGAGGCAGAAGTGAAACAGACTCTAGAGGGTCCGTGCACGTCGTTTTGGCGCGTCAGCGTTTCGACTGGACCAGAACAATTACAGAGATCACAcgaaaatttaaaacaaaacctttttttttgtctctctctttctttctgtttttaccCCCTTTGCGAACTGTAcaaggttattaaaaaaaacaaagaataattCGTTTGAAAGATTTTTGTTAGGACACTGTTTAAGTTAGAATTctataaagaaaaacacaaatgtgttgttttgggTTAAAGTTCAATGCAGTACTCCTTTTCAAATCACGACATATGCTGTTATTGCGTCGTCATAgacaacaatatatatatatatatatatatatatatattttttttttttgcaatataattcaaatgaaatcaCTATAATTGTGTAGAAGCGCTAGAACCTCACTAAGAAGCCGTTCCTCTTTTTAGTGAGGCTTGAGGGCTATAACGGACCGAACAGAACTGAAACTCTATCACCTGCAAAGGAGGCCATATTGTATGGATTTACTCAGGCCAGGTCCAGTCTCCTGTTTTGCTTCACCTTTCCTTCTTCCATCTAGTCACAGTCCAGATAGCCAGAAAAGGAACACTGCATTTCTCCTCTGTGCGATCCTTTGCGCAGGCGAAGCGAGGAACTCTAGGCTGGGCCTTCCTTTGGAGGACACAGGACTCTGGGATGAGGAGGTGGACGAAGATGAGGCCGAGCTCTTGAGGGAGCTCAACGTTTTGCTCAACCAAGAGTTCTTGGCCGCTTGGATCTCGTTCATCAGGACTCCTCGCTGGTGTTCGAGCTCCTGCGTGGCCACAAGAAGAATCTCAGCGCGTGAGAGTGACTGCATCAAAATGACTGTTTAGTGTTCCTGCTCACCTGAATGCGACACTTGGCCTCCACCAGCTGTAGTTTGGTCTGTGCCAGCTCCAGTTCCATCTGCCTGAGCTGCTCCTTCAGTCCGTCTTTTTCCTCGTCCATCGGCTCGGAGGTTGCGTTGTCGCGGCCCGGGGACGACACTTGGAGGGACCGCAGGGTGCTGAACAGGTCTCGGCAGTGCTCGCAACCTGCGACTTTACTCTGCACAGAAACACGCATACAAGCTAAGAGGAGACTAACGAACTCAATACGTTCTAGCAGGAAAGTATCCGTGACAAATCATCTGGTAAAACACAGCCTTGTTACTGCCTCCAAGTTGCATTTTTCATATTGACATTGCTTTGTCCTgctaacagttttttttttaataaatatttaatcagaACTTTATATACTGGAGATGTTGACACCATACATAATGACGCAAGGGAAACAACACATCTCTTTAAAATATTAGTTCTGAATAAATGTTCAGCAGTTATGTCAACGAGGTTCCATTAAGAGTGGATTCAGACTGTGCAGTTGCGAGCAATTTAGATGTCaattttttgaatgtatttttatttttttctctgtctcATTTCCCTCACATTAGATTTATTTAGTATCCAATTAGATGTCGTGCTCTTACTTTGCCTGAACTGTATTTGAATTGTGTGGCCCGGTCCTAAAGAATAACACCTAACgaattaaaagaataaaaaaaatctcacccTGACAATGTCCAGCTCCTCTTTCGTTGCTGCCTGCTGCTTTTCCAGCCTGGTGCTAAGTTGGGAGCAGATCTGAAATTCAGACCAAGCTGCTTAGATAACAGATGAGGCTTGAACCATAGGATGCACtgaagtactgtactgtactttgcCTGATAAAACAAATTGTGATGATGCTATAAATAACTCATGCGAATGTGTTCAAATTGACCAAGTGATCAAGGCTTCAGGGGATGAACCGACGATATCTGACCTGTTTGTACTCCGCTATGATGGCTGTGCTTTTCTTGATCTCGAGCTCGGCTTTCTCCAGCTCCCTCCTGAACACTTCCTTCAGCTGATGGTGTCAACAACAAGACaaggaaagagaaaagaaaaggccCAGTTAAAATGACAGACGATGGGAGAATGAAGCACTGTGAATAACAGTCAATCTCTTCTCTCTCAATAATGGCAACACATACAGTGTAATTGCATTACATCATTGTCTCTGTGGACATAAACAGTGGAACATTTATGTCTACGGCACACCTGCACAGCCTAATGGCCACTAATAAGCTGCATCAAAAGTTCTTCATACCAATGAAAATTTTGATCTTTGCTCTTTACTCCTACAATGTAtctaaataaggtaaccaaagaAAACACTTCACTGAGTGGTGCAGTTAAGTACCTTTAGAGTTACCTTCACCTTCCTTACGGTTTGTGGCATAGaaatatgaaatactgtataaaaagaataaaatcacTGGGTGTGAAGTTTGAGTGGAGTCATTCTTTTTGGTCCAGTTTCTTTTCGGGAATGAATCTGAACACAAGAACATAGCAATCACTTTCAATATAATGATTGTAGATCAAAAGAACCCTCATGTTTGAAAAGGGGGCAAAGGATGCCAGATTTCACATTGACCATCTATCGCAGCTATTTTCACAGCTTTTCCCAAACTCGCCATCCCGTGTATAAGGGAGTTTTTCCTAACATTTATCAAGCCAAGGCGcatatttgggggaaaaaataaattaaaaaactcTCCCGGTACacgaccaaacaaaaatgttacaaaacgTCTACATGCTAAAATAATCGTGTGGTGGTAGTGcaagaagagcatttaattgttacGTCTGTCACTatttgaacaaatatacattatttgtaggaaATACATAATTTCTGGACCAATGAAGTTAAACTGGATAATTTAttatggcacactaatgtgcagTTGTTTGGAATCACTGGTGTAAAGTGCCAATGTGAACTGAAGGGTTGAAATCGACCAGtgacgtttttatttttatatttacctTATTTGGAGTCATACAACATTAAAGGTGTCCAGACGACATCGGCTTATAAGACACAAAAATGAACAGTAGAcagaaatccacaaatatatcaaaCAAAGACTGTCCTCTTGCATTGCAGCCAAGCTTTTAACAAAAACTGAGCCAAATAAAATGGCTTATACTTGGAACGAATAACTTGCTGCTTTCCAACGCAGTATAAAAGAAGTAACGAAGCAGGAACACGGGCAGTGTGTCACGGCAAAGCTGGAAGCCACGACCGCATTGAGTGTTAACGCTACCTGTGGCCTTTGTGTTGACAGCAAAGGTCACTGTCTCAGAAGCTTGCGCTAATGTGCAACTCATGTAATTATCTAAACGTGCAATGCCTCAACAGCTGTGTGCATTACAAACATGGCAATGTCCAGCTTGGGTGAGTTCTTTCTGAAAGTCACAGGTGAATAAATGCTTGTGCTACTGTAATTCCTCTGATGCGCCAATTCTGCGGAAAGGCAGTGTGAGAGGGGCCGTTACCTGAGCTGTCTCCTcctcctgttgtctcttctccTCCTCCGTCTCCACCAGACGCTGCTTGTTGCTGAGCAACTCTTTGTTCAAAACATCGGCCTTGTCTTCTGCCTGaatgcacataaacacacaaacgtACAACCCTTACTACACAACAGATGTGCAGCTTATTCCGTCACATTGCACAGCCACCTTTGCTTAGCCAGAAAGGCGGGATCTAGTATTTAAATAGTACTGAGTTAACTGGTCGTATTAGTATAGGCCTATACATTCATATTATACTGTCCAACACAGGCGATTCAAAATATGATCAGCTTTGGAAGTTTGTTGTGAAAGATTGGATTTTAGAATTTCAATTACCTGGTCAAGATCATTCCTTAGGGCAATCttactggtgaccagttcgtgGGCCAAGTCGTCATTCTCTTGTTCTAGCCGCATACTGGCCTCTTGAAGACGGCGGTTCTCCCTCTATAAGCAAcaacacgtacacacgtaccgATGACAGATATAAAGGGCCGCGTGAGATaattaaaacatgcatgtctCATTAACTACAGTATAAGGTCTTTCTATGAGAAAACGGCTTCTGATAAAAAATATTACGTTTTAGTGTTTGTTTAGATGCACTTTCACAATACTCAAAACAAAATCTCAAATGCACAAATAACTAAAGGACCCAAAAATCTTCAGTCTCAATTCATTTTACTCAATTTCTTGCGTATCCCAAAAAGCAAAATtcaaaagacccccccccccccaaaataaacaaactaaataaataaaacctggGCAACAGCATCGTGTTAGCGTGGCCATTGTAGCCCTTCACTGGCATCTCATGACTGCCTTAAACAGCCTCTCACATGACAACGTTGACTTAATAATAAGACTGTTGTCGTTGTCAGCAAAAGTCATGTGACAGAGATAACTtttatacaacaacaaaaacctctTTTGCCTCGAGCTGAGAACTTAGGTCCTAACATGCAGACGCTGACGTACGTATAAATAGTGAGTTTGAATGAAGTGAATTCCTTGGAATCAGGATACATTTATCTAATGAGACCATCAGGTCCTGGAAGGAACAGAGGTAGTTTGGATGTCACTCTTGCGAGCCAATTTGTTGCTTCCTGTCAGCAAGCAAGTCTAATTAAGGCAATTACAGTGAGATCCTGTCGGTAGATTCTACTGTTGCAGTTGCCCGCACATCATGTTTTTATCTCTTCAAATACAGTCGGATGAATTCCTTTGACTTTGGACACTTTCATTGGAGAAATTAACACACGAGCTTCATATCACATGTTAATATCCTCACAAAGGTATGCAATAGTTTGCAATATTGTCTTACAATCAATTCTTTGAAAGAGAGCAAAAAGATATTACCAGGACCTGCAATCCCGAGTCTTGCTATCAAGGCTGCAGCACACAAACTAAACTAACCCATGATCCTGATAGGAGTTTCCCCTCTCGCTCCAACAATTTCCagcctccctctctctcttccagCTTTGGTTACTCTTATAAACCAAGATAAGCAATGGTAAAGACTAAGTACAATTGcatgaaagaagaaaaataaaaataaaatggagaaaGACTAAACCACAGAAAAATGGTGAGCTGGTATGTCCCCAACAAAGACTTCCGTCTTGGTCTCAAACAGCCTCTCTATTGGCAGAAGAGGAAACTACTTATTTCAACATCTTATCAAAAGTAAACAGTAAACTTCCTTCTTTCCAAAAGCAGCTATTTGACAATTCTCACTCGTTTCATAATACTTGGTGCAAGAGAATTTgtaggtttttgttttcattatgaCATTTGATCCATAAGCAAGCACATTCtacttgaacaaaaaaataatagcgCCATGAGAGAATACCTTACTTTTTGCAATGAAATGAATTTAACAGGTGCTTAAAATGATTGCTttggagaaaacaaaaatataaaactgtcCAATAAAACTCaacaaatgagaaaatgtgGAACACAGAAGCAGCAGCTTCATTATCTGAATGttcaaataacatttgaaaGTGCAGAAGAGCTTTGACAGTACCAGGAATAGATATGATACATGTTTAACAGTgataaaagtcacattttaagcCTGAATAAGTCCAACTGAAAAGCAGGACTTGAGAAAGCTACACTCACAGAATTGTAATCTTAGTAACGACACCaattataattttgaaaaatacactTGAAAAGGGAAATTAAGGAAGTTTGTAACAAACAACGATGTTTAAACAATGTTCCAGTACCAGAGGCAACAATATTATTTAACTTATCCACCATGCAAGATGACTGCTGATGAAGAAATACAGGATACGCAGAACCCAAagttgtatgtgtgtttgtaccTGGTATCGGTCAATGGGGTCTTCTTGTTGTAGCTGGCTCTCTTTCAGCGTCTGATATTCTTTCTCAAACTTCTTGAGCTTCTTTGTTGGaacctaaaaaaacaaatgcactaTTCATGCATACACACATCCAGTCTCAGCGGCTTGTGATACAAAACAGGGCTTATTTAACTTGGAACCATCCCCgtacaacatcaactccgtcctcaaaaaggcccagcagaggatgtacttcctgcggcttctgagaaagcacggcctgccacgggagctgctggggcagttctacacagcggtcatcgaatcagtcctgtgttcttccatcacagtctggtttggtgctgctacaaaaaaggacaaactccgactgcaacggacaatcaaaactgctgaaaggattgtcggtacccccctaaccgcccttgaggacttgcacgctgccagaactaagacaagagcgtgcaaaatcctctaggaccctccgcatcccggtcaccagctcttccagctccttccctcaggtaggcgctaccgatcaatgcaaactagaactagcagacattccaacatcttcttccctcttgcgatcaacttcttaaacacctaacctaaattccattacaacatgttggcaatttttttacttgagttcattgtcacatttctgtggggccaattatatattactcgtgcactcactgtagtagtagagccacgctgcgctatttgcatatctgttgttgaccaatactgcccactcatgccagagtagcatctgccccatttgcacactgactgaggagtatctgcaacatttgcacaaccaacattatctcgctactcgtcactttaaactgcatacattccttgaagtctcggcgccctttgcacagtggtcattacgccagactattgcaatattagtcattcaaactgctctaagtgctagaggactttgcatcttttgcacaattgtcaaaaaaaaaaaggtaccagcattaccagataactattaaccccttattgctcagtgactgtttttggtcaatgtctttatgtctcaaaagagttctctgtcaattgactgtctgttgttgtactagagcggctccaactaccggagacaaattccttgtatgtttttttggacatacttggcaaataaagatgattctgattctgaagccaactgtgaaatattttttagtcAAAAGGGAattctatatttatttatttatttatatacaacTATACCAGTGGGTCAATATTTGATCGATGAGGAATGCTATGCATTGTTAGAATAGCCACAATGTTAGTTTGTGTTCCTTACATCACACAACTTAGATCCAAAACGATGTCATTTGTAGaaggggtaaaaaaataaatcatcctaCTGCAAAGGTGTAAATGAAagtggcaaaatattagaaacacctctcaatgtgatgcagtgcagttccacaaaaataaacattgttaaattagtATCTCTTTGgccctgtcaatcaaaactgagcattattatgattatcatCTCCGCTCAGTTGAGTTTACTAGACTCTTTCTTCAGTAATAGAAGCAATAAACAGCATAGTAATATAATCTTCAGTCTTTCACCACAATTACAAGAATCAACAGTGTCACTGCTTGCTGcctataaaaacaaatataatattttgaacGAACTGTCACCCTTTAAAGTGATCGTTGCTTCTGACATCATTGTGGTATTGTGGGTTTTGCTGCACAGTTCCTAGTCTTCACTTTTGCAAGATCAATTCTTTCAAATGTTACAAGCGGAAACCATTCAAGATAATCTCAGAACAGAGTATGCACATAATAATAAAGTTAGATAcaatttgatatattttattttgctttatatGGGAACAGTCTACAATCAATTTCTTCATATATTATTGTGTACCTGTCTCGATATGTGATGTTAGGATTTGAAACTTTttgatccatttttttgttagaAAATACAAGCCACTACAATCGCTTGTACGTATCAAAGTAGACAAATCAAGGACACACCTTTAAACTGAGAACTTCATATTTAGAAGAAAACGTTCCCCACTGTTGAGCTAAATtaggtttattattatgaccTACATTGCAAACAACATATAAATGAATTTGGCTATGAGTGAATTCTAAAGGCTGATCACTCCTGAAATGATACAATCTAATAACTGGCTTTACTTCCAAGTTTGTCAAAGAAAATGCAAGTGGTACATGAACTGCGCTGTTTCAACTAaatcagctgaaaaaaaaaaagacctgccGAAAGACTCACTGATATTGAGCTGTTTTTGTGTGGGTCTGCTTCAAGCGGGCTGTAATTTGAGCTCCCCGGTGTGGAAACAACATCTCCATAGTGCCAACTGTTACTTTTGGGGATTCTGGTCATGCGTTCTCTTTGTGATGCCAAGGTGTGTCTTGTTTGTGTGATCAAGTCAAACACCTGACTCACTGAGGGTTGCAGTTAAATATCtctgcaaactaaaaccacaataataataataagatgaGCTCTTTGTTATTGAATCGTGTTTAAATGTGCATGTGGACCGAATGTTGTGACCaatcagtatactgtatattttgggTTTCATCATTCAACAGGGTAGTTATGGCAAGGGCGGATATGCTGCTCTCCTTATTACACTCCAGTTTACTCTCCAAATAATTCTATTgctatttgggggggggaaaaaaatggaaaaaacaaaaacaaaaatatgagaccaaatatataatatttggtCTCAGAAGGTTAAGGGCTATGAATCAACAAAAACCGAGGTCACATATATAGTATCACTTGAACATATTGCAATGGTTCAGTGTTTAGCACAATACCTCATAAAACTATAGTTCTATTATCTGACCCTTCAAAAAGAGTCTAGCTTCTAACCAActtagatgtttttttgcaaactctGCATGTTGCACCCAAAGATCACAATTGCTGACAATGATAACTATTGGAGCCAAATTCTATGCCTAATTATTCAAAATGCCTTGAACTGTGTACTGACCCATTATCCACTGGGAGGACCTATTAAGGTAAATGAACATGACATTGTAATCTATGCAACACACATTTTCCTCACAGATAAAAGAGAATGTGTGCCTATTCTGCTGTTATCTCTATGGGAAGAAAAGGCAGCTTGGTGTACGCAGGTCGACCAAAAATATTAACATATGAAACCAAAGAGGACAAATTAACAATGTGTTACCTTGCATGTTGATAAGCTTTGAATGCCACTAATGcatgttagaaaaaaaataataacaggcCTCTTGAGGTCCTAAAAATACGATATATTCAGGAAATGTTCCCTGGCAATAAAAGTTTATTTTGGCAAATTGTGTAATCTGACCGCAGACTGAAGAGCTGTATGAATGCACCTCATCCCTTTCCTGGGATCAATCAACTCTTACTACTACACCAAGTGAACCGCATCACAGAGCTATCGGGGCGAAAAAAAGGCGGCAGAATATACTtctatttcaatgaaaaatgttgTGCCGACCGACGTCTTGgcgctcaacacacactgcagcccgaacttggagtcgctgtttttgaactgtaagctaTACAACTCGGCACGCGAGTTCGCCTCTTTCAAGGGTGTCAACAATCCTCCCCAGGCTTACACGAACACCGCAtggctaacgctcgctgaacaagtaaacgaacttgaaaaaaagcacccCTCATTATACTCGGGGATTTTAAAAAAGCTAAAATCAActacaaactccctaaatacaagcagcccATCGagtgtcctaccagggaaaacaacattctagaccactgctataccacgcTAAATGACGCAACCGTGCCATCCCctgtgcagctctgggctcgtctgagcactgcttaattcacttaataattCACTCATTCATACAgccacaaacttaaatgtgcgaagtctatggtgaaaacagtgagtaaGTGGACCAATGATGCAAAGATAGAACTCCAAGGCTGTTtacactgcacagactggaatgtctttgaaacttcaactggcagcctggatgaatatacagtggCACATCCGATGAtcagtttctgtgtgtgttcaaataaagacgTTTTGCACGTTCAAAAataacaagctgtggttcactgctaaacttcagCAACTTGCCAGGCTAAAAAGGTcgcctatcgaagtggggacagagccctgtacaatcaCGCTAGAAATAAGATGATAAAAGAAATTAACAAAGgcaaattatgcagaaaagctagaaaaacagtttactgccAACGACTCTAAGTCAGTCTGGCGCTAACCAACTACAGGTGACCATACCCCCAAAGTGGAGAACAAAAGAGTACTAGGTGACTACTTGatcaccttctactgcagattcgAAAAGGACACTAACACAGCACCATACCAccaaccaccatcacacctcagCCTTCTGCATTGGCCATTCATGAATAGGATGTGAGCGGCgagcccagaccttgtgtccccatcctgcctcaaagtctgcgcgggccagtttgctccagtcttcacaaagATCtccaatagatctctggaactgtgtgaagtaccatcctgtttcaaacgctccaccgtcATCCCAATcaccaagaaacctgcaatctcggtcTGAATGTCTACAGGCCTGTCCCCCTGACATCTGCAAAGCTTTTGAGGATAATATAAATatgagtagggttgggcatcaagaatcGAGAACCGGTTGGAACAGGGACTAATGTTACGGTTCTCcaggaatcgttcaaatttataaatttcggttcccagtttcgatgcctacagtccgccgaccctGAAGTGGCGAAAACTAACAAAGAAGAATGCACACTAAGACGTGCTTGTGAccaacggcggcggcgaacaaaagtgtgtcttaactttgttaaaattaatgacccgTCGCCTCAGTGCATTCCAAGATTagattgtgcaaaggaggctttcacaacGCAGgtcttcagtgaagtcaactctcagtcaattgggtgagtgaaacaataaaatacatctatgcccACATTGAGGTAACAAGTCacaaacggttggttgcacttttgctctgatggtttttagcCTTTATCAATGTAAGaaccgatgacagaaaaaaaaaaaaaaagcttaacattgagctaaaacttcactgtAGCAATATTacgtcacaatgaattgggagaaaattcacaaatgtcatctcacagtatcacaaacactaaccttgtgcctcattggtgggtagggaaaggaatcaacgttttatagaatttggttccattcattaaaaaaaaacctacataaaattcaccggtgtcgtttgaagttacttttcatgccaaaatgctgagttccggtgcataCCCTTCGGAATAAAAGGCAACAAGctcaaaacaggaagtcaagttaaaacatataaaccatttgatgtgataaaacagtcccgaataacaattttaacaatgatatatttaacttttagctgaaacgtTAATTAGGCAGGATAAAGACTGAACACTAAGTCTACTCGCTCTTTACGCATTTCCACTGGCAAAAACAATTGCAACTAGCTACTATGAGGTATGATTTacggcagtggttctcaactgttgttaacctgggacctgcattttctattgttgcaaagtcatgACCCACTTTCATAGAAGGTAAAAATAATGAagactttttggggggtttaaaaatagcctctgatAACATATTCACATTATATTCTACTTTTAAATGTCGTTTCCAATAAGTTTGCTGTACTGCCAAAGGCATATTGCTTGCCATGAGATCCGCCAGCTAAagactgagctgcactgtatatGTTTACAGAGTAGACTTGTGGCTAAACCACAAGGAAGTCTaatttcttgtcactttcctaCGCTGTTCCGTGTGGAAACTTTG carries:
- the rabgap1l gene encoding rab GTPase-activating protein 1-like isoform X4; protein product: MMQEVSIVVAYDAHVVERPGEEDTLARLIAHSRPVRAPRPVVPTKKLKKFEKEYQTLKESQLQQEDPIDRYQRENRRLQEASMRLEQENDDLAHELVTSKIALRNDLDQAEDKADVLNKELLSNKQRLVETEEEKRQQEEETAQLKEVFRRELEKAELEIKKSTAIIAEYKQICSQLSTRLEKQQAATKEELDIVRSKVAGCEHCRDLFSTLRSLQVSSPGRDNATSEPMDEEKDGLKEQLRQMELELAQTKLQLVEAKCRIQELEHQRGVLMNEIQAAKNSWLSKTLSSLKSSASSSSTSSSQSPVSSKGRPSLEFLASPAQRIAQRRNAVFLFWLSGL